In Psychrobacter ciconiae, the genomic window CAGCGGCGTCCATCGAGGCAACCTTACATCCAGCCGACAGCGATGTGCTTTATTTTGTGGCAACTGGTCACGGCGGTCACAAGTTCACCACCTCGCTTAATGACCACAACCAAGCGGTCAAAGACTATCTTGGCGTCATGCGTGAAAAAAAGGCGCAACAAAAACAAGCAGAAAGCGAAAACAATCAGCCATAATTTAAAAAGTTTAAAAAGCCTAATCAGTTTAATAAGCTATGGCTGATTAAGTTTAATAAGCAGTTAAACGTTAAAAAGTGATAAAAAAATGATGAGCAAGCCCCATTTTCCTGCCCGATTTATCAGCTTTGAGGGCACTGAAGGCGTCGGCAAAACCACCGCCATCAAAGCGCTTGCGACAAAATTTGACGAGCTTGGCATTGATTATATCCAAACGCGTGAACCCGGTGGCAGTCCTTTTGCCGAAAAACTGCGGGCGCTACTGCTAGACCCTGCCACCCAAATTAATGACGACACCGAATTGCTGCTGATGTTTGCCGCTCGCAGTGACCATTTACAATCGGTGATTTTGCCGGCGCTTAGTCAAAATAAATGGGTAATTTGCGACCGTTTTGTCGATTCCACCACCGCTTATCAAGGTTTTGGTCGTGGTTTTGGCGATGAGCGTTATTTGGCTAAAATTAATCAGCTCACCGAAAGCTTTGTCCCAAAACTGCCTGATTTGACCCTTTGGCTTGATTTGCCGGTAGATTTAGGCATGAGCCGCGCCGGCAAGCGCAGTGCGGCTGACCGCTTTGAGCAACAGCAGCTTGAGTTTTTTAGTCGCGTTTATGACGGCTTTGCTTATTTGGCAAATCGCGAGGCAAGATTTTGCCGGATTGACGCTCAAGGCAATGCTGACGAGGTTGCTTTAAAAATTTGGCAAGCGGTTCAATCAAGATTGCTTACCAATTAAATAAATCCGCTTTTTAATAAAAATTGAGTAACGAATTTACGATTTTTTGCTCATGTCAATTTCTTTGCGCCTACGCGGCGCCTTGAGATGCTCATCAAAGCTCGCATCGGCAATCGCCCTTGCTTGCTCTTGTTTTGCTGTCACATCGACCGGTTTTGGCTGAACCTCATCATCGACAACCAAAGCCACCAACTTACAATCTATCGGGATTTGGTTATCAAATTTATCAGTAATGACGTGCAATTTGCCGTCTTTATCGATGGTATAAAGCGGCACAAACTGCTTATTATCGGCTTTATATTGCGCAAAGCTATAACTGTCGGTGAGGTTGGTAATTTTAATCCGCGCTTTTTTTGACAGCATACTGGCAAGTTTGGTGTAGGTGACATCTTTGCCAAACAGCCACTGTGATTGAAAGCTGCTTTGTTTGTCGTCGCGCTCATTTTTGACTTTTTCATCGCTAAATTTTAGCCGAAAAAGCCTTTGTTCACCAAATTCATGGCGGTAGTGGATTTCTGATAAGGTGTTCAGCTCGCGGTCGGTACTCATGGCAAACAAGCGCCCAATACCGATTAAGTCCAAATGGTGCGAGGCGTGCTCAGAAACCGGATTGCCAAAGTAGGTTCGCAGACCGCTCATGCGCGCGCGAGCAATATTGCTATAGTTATTGTGCGCGACGATAACATCAAAGCCTTGGTCTTTTAACGAAGTCGCAACCAGCAGCGCCACAGGATTTGAGCCGACAATCAAAATACCGTTGGTCGCAGGTTCGCGAACGCCAAGGAGCTTGGCAACCGATTTTGCGCCCAAGCCTTGAATCATCACCGTTCCAATAATGACCATAAACACCAATGGCACTAAAAGCTCAACGCCGGCAATGTCATATTCTTGCAAGCGAATGGCAAACAGTGACGAAATCGCTGCCGCCACAATCCCGCGCGGACCAATCCAACTGATCATCAGCTTTTCATTGGTTTTTAGGCTTGAGCCTATCGAGGACACCCAAACCGACAGCGGTCGCGCCACAAACATAATAATGCCAAGCAGCACAAGTCCTTTAATACCAACGCTAAGTAAGCTATCTAACTCAACTCGAGCCGCAAGGACGATAAATAAAACCGAAACCAGCAATAATGTGAGCGACTCATTAAATTCCAAAATGGTATCGCGCGGGAATTTTGGCCAATTGGCAAGGGCAATGCCCAGAACAGTGACCGTCAGCAGCCCCGACTCGTGCTCCAAATGATTTGAAATCGAAAACAGCGCCAACACAAACGCCAAGGTAAACACATTTCGCAAGAATTCTGGAATCATATGCCGGCGCATCAAAAACGCCAACACATAAGCCCCAAGTAGCCCTAAAACGCTTGAAAGTACCACGATTTTGGCGAACAGCAATAAGCTGCTTGCCTCGCCGCCTGAGATGATATATTCATAAACGAGCACCACCGCGATTGCGCCAATGGGGTCGATAATGATGCCTTCCCATCTTAAAATATTAGCAATGGTTTTGTTGGGGCGGACGCTTTTTAGCAGCGGCACAATCACCGTAGGTCCGGTCACACAAACCAGCGAGCCAAACAGCAGCGCGATAATCGGATCAACATCAAATAAAAAATAAGTCGATAACGCAACGACGGTAATGGTGATTAACACCCCGACCGAAACGAGCATCCGAACGACCGTACCGTGCTGTTTAATTTCATCAATTTCTAAGGTCAATGAGCCTTCAAATAAAATGATGGCAACACCTAAGGAGATGAGCGGAAATAACAGCTCGCCAAGCAGCAGATCAGGGTCAAGATAGCCCAAAACTGGACCAATAATGATACCAATTACCAACAAAAACAAAATCGAGGGCTGCTTTAAGTACCAAGCCAACCACTGAGCGGCAATGCCGATGCCAACAATCGAGGACAATAATAATGCCGTATCCATACCTGCCCCTTAGCTGAAAAAAGCCACGGGCGGCGCTATGGCGGCATGGTTTAAAGCATCGGGCAAAGACTTTGGCATAAGCATCATCATGGGCTAATCGTTGAAATAATGATCATATCACGATTTTATTAATGGTGTTTTTAGGCGCGCCGCTTTTACCAGCGTGATATAAAACCCAGATTAACGTTTTGCTAAATAAGTCAATAGCCATCAAGCTGACTTTGTTGCATAATAAGGCAAACGCTTTTGGGCTTGAAAAGCCATTGACATCATTACTATTTTTTTACTGAAAATTTGTGAACCACAATTTGGCAACCAAGCTCATAGCAACCAGCTTAAAATCAATAGCGGTCATTTCATTTATGCCGCGTTAATGTGGTTACTTGTTATAAAAGGGAAGTGAAATGCTCAGACAACCCGAAGGTCAAACTGACCCATTATCAAAAAAATTGTGGCTAAAAAGCGCCTCATTTAAAAAGTCGCCATTTAAAACACTGTCAAAAAATATGCTTGCCCAAGCGTTAAGCCTTGCCATTGCAACCGCT contains:
- the tmk gene encoding dTMP kinase, with the translated sequence MSKPHFPARFISFEGTEGVGKTTAIKALATKFDELGIDYIQTREPGGSPFAEKLRALLLDPATQINDDTELLLMFAARSDHLQSVILPALSQNKWVICDRFVDSTTAYQGFGRGFGDERYLAKINQLTESFVPKLPDLTLWLDLPVDLGMSRAGKRSAADRFEQQQLEFFSRVYDGFAYLANREARFCRIDAQGNADEVALKIWQAVQSRLLTN
- a CDS encoding cation:proton antiporter — translated: MDTALLLSSIVGIGIAAQWLAWYLKQPSILFLLVIGIIIGPVLGYLDPDLLLGELLFPLISLGVAIILFEGSLTLEIDEIKQHGTVVRMLVSVGVLITITVVALSTYFLFDVDPIIALLFGSLVCVTGPTVIVPLLKSVRPNKTIANILRWEGIIIDPIGAIAVVLVYEYIISGGEASSLLLFAKIVVLSSVLGLLGAYVLAFLMRRHMIPEFLRNVFTLAFVLALFSISNHLEHESGLLTVTVLGIALANWPKFPRDTILEFNESLTLLLVSVLFIVLAARVELDSLLSVGIKGLVLLGIIMFVARPLSVWVSSIGSSLKTNEKLMISWIGPRGIVAAAISSLFAIRLQEYDIAGVELLVPLVFMVIIGTVMIQGLGAKSVAKLLGVREPATNGILIVGSNPVALLVATSLKDQGFDVIVAHNNYSNIARARMSGLRTYFGNPVSEHASHHLDLIGIGRLFAMSTDRELNTLSEIHYRHEFGEQRLFRLKFSDEKVKNERDDKQSSFQSQWLFGKDVTYTKLASMLSKKARIKITNLTDSYSFAQYKADNKQFVPLYTIDKDGKLHVITDKFDNQIPIDCKLVALVVDDEVQPKPVDVTAKQEQARAIADASFDEHLKAPRRRKEIDMSKKS